The following coding sequences lie in one Stigmatopora argus isolate UIUO_Sarg chromosome 5, RoL_Sarg_1.0, whole genome shotgun sequence genomic window:
- the mtx3 gene encoding metaxin-3 isoform X3 produces the protein MLAFSRLCSCLSVIANSKCSFKAYAKFSGAKVNISTIDWTWKTLTATVPELVCGDTSVKEPSQILNFLRKQRFNADYELSARQGADTMAYIALLEEKLQPALLHTFWLDAENYANLTRPWFASRSPFPLNFLVPSRHANRARSRILLTKGDAPLCRITEVEGKLYSDAKECLNLLSYRLGAANYFFGNLPTSLDAFVFGFVAPLHKAQLPNSPLKSHLRQLENLTHFCDNILADYFSSAHICLPPSVQETMDANLQKLTQLVNKESNLIEKMDDNLRNSPQHKPHHPESNSNVLKGKGSTPA, from the exons ATGTTAGCTTTTTCTAGGCTCTGTAGTTGTTTGTCAGTCATTGCGAACTCAAAGTGTTCCTTCAAG GCATATGCCAAGTTTTCCGGGGCCAAAGTAAACATTTCTACCATAGACTGGACATGGAAAACTCTGACAG caacagtcCCTGAACTGGTTTGCGGTGACACCTCTGTGAAAGAGCCCTCACAGATTCTCAATTTCCTGAGAAAGCAG AGGTTTAATGCAGACTATGAGCTCAGCGCCCGTCAAGGAGCTGACACCATGGCGTATATCGCGCTTCTCGAGGAGAAACTACAACCCGCACTG TTGCACACTTTCTGGTTGGATGCAGAAAACTACGCCAATCTGACACGGCCTTGGTTTGCCTCCCGTTCTCCCTTCCCCCTTAACTTCCTCGTGCCCAGTCGTCACGCCAACAGGGCCCGCTCCCGCATTCTGCTAACCAAAGGAGATGCACCGCTCTGCAGAATTACAGAGGTGGAAGGCAAG CTGTACAGTGATGCCAAGGAGTGCCTCAATCTCCTCTCCTACAGACTGGGAGCAGCAAACTACTTTTTCGGCAACTT GCCCACAAGCCTAGACGCTTTTGTGTTTGGTTTTGTGGCGCCGCTCCACAAGGCCCAGCTCCCCAACAGCCCTCTGAAGAGCCACCTCAGACAGCTGGAGAACCTCACACACTTCTGTGACAACATCCTGGCAGACTACTTCAGCTCCGCCCATATTT GTCTTCCCCCATCTGTTCAGGAAACAATGGATGCCAACCTCCAGAAACTAACTCAGCTTGTAAACAAAGAGTCCAACTTGATAGAAAAG ATGGATGACAACCTTCGCAACAGCCCTCAGCACAAACCTCATCACCCAGAGTCCAATTCCAACGTACTCAAAGGAAAAGGTTCAACACCTGCCTAA
- the mtx3 gene encoding metaxin-3 isoform X1 translates to MLGWRLGSAVRPHRVAHRTGNLHVCLHEQAYAKFSGAKVNISTIDWTWKTLTATVPELVCGDTSVKEPSQILNFLRKQRFNADYELSARQGADTMAYIALLEEKLQPALLHTFWLDAENYANLTRPWFASRSPFPLNFLVPSRHANRARSRILLTKGDAPLCRITEVEGKLYSDAKECLNLLSYRLGAANYFFGNLPTSLDAFVFGFVAPLHKAQLPNSPLKSHLRQLENLTHFCDNILADYFSSAHICLPPSVQETMDANLQKLTQLVNKESNLIEKMDDNLRNSPQHKPHHPESNSNVLKGKGSTPA, encoded by the exons ATGCTGGGGTGGCGATTGGGATCTGCCGTCCGTCCACATCGAGTCGCTCATCGTACTGGTAACCTTCACGTTTGTTTGCATGAACAA GCATATGCCAAGTTTTCCGGGGCCAAAGTAAACATTTCTACCATAGACTGGACATGGAAAACTCTGACAG caacagtcCCTGAACTGGTTTGCGGTGACACCTCTGTGAAAGAGCCCTCACAGATTCTCAATTTCCTGAGAAAGCAG AGGTTTAATGCAGACTATGAGCTCAGCGCCCGTCAAGGAGCTGACACCATGGCGTATATCGCGCTTCTCGAGGAGAAACTACAACCCGCACTG TTGCACACTTTCTGGTTGGATGCAGAAAACTACGCCAATCTGACACGGCCTTGGTTTGCCTCCCGTTCTCCCTTCCCCCTTAACTTCCTCGTGCCCAGTCGTCACGCCAACAGGGCCCGCTCCCGCATTCTGCTAACCAAAGGAGATGCACCGCTCTGCAGAATTACAGAGGTGGAAGGCAAG CTGTACAGTGATGCCAAGGAGTGCCTCAATCTCCTCTCCTACAGACTGGGAGCAGCAAACTACTTTTTCGGCAACTT GCCCACAAGCCTAGACGCTTTTGTGTTTGGTTTTGTGGCGCCGCTCCACAAGGCCCAGCTCCCCAACAGCCCTCTGAAGAGCCACCTCAGACAGCTGGAGAACCTCACACACTTCTGTGACAACATCCTGGCAGACTACTTCAGCTCCGCCCATATTT GTCTTCCCCCATCTGTTCAGGAAACAATGGATGCCAACCTCCAGAAACTAACTCAGCTTGTAAACAAAGAGTCCAACTTGATAGAAAAG ATGGATGACAACCTTCGCAACAGCCCTCAGCACAAACCTCATCACCCAGAGTCCAATTCCAACGTACTCAAAGGAAAAGGTTCAACACCTGCCTAA
- the mtx3 gene encoding metaxin-3 isoform X2, with protein sequence MAAAMELRCWGGDWDLPSVHIESLIVLAYAKFSGAKVNISTIDWTWKTLTATVPELVCGDTSVKEPSQILNFLRKQRFNADYELSARQGADTMAYIALLEEKLQPALLHTFWLDAENYANLTRPWFASRSPFPLNFLVPSRHANRARSRILLTKGDAPLCRITEVEGKLYSDAKECLNLLSYRLGAANYFFGNLPTSLDAFVFGFVAPLHKAQLPNSPLKSHLRQLENLTHFCDNILADYFSSAHICLPPSVQETMDANLQKLTQLVNKESNLIEKMDDNLRNSPQHKPHHPESNSNVLKGKGSTPA encoded by the exons ATGGCGGCTGCCATGGAGCTACGATGCTGGGGTGGCGATTGGGATCTGCCGTCCGTCCACATCGAGTCGCTCATCGTACTG GCATATGCCAAGTTTTCCGGGGCCAAAGTAAACATTTCTACCATAGACTGGACATGGAAAACTCTGACAG caacagtcCCTGAACTGGTTTGCGGTGACACCTCTGTGAAAGAGCCCTCACAGATTCTCAATTTCCTGAGAAAGCAG AGGTTTAATGCAGACTATGAGCTCAGCGCCCGTCAAGGAGCTGACACCATGGCGTATATCGCGCTTCTCGAGGAGAAACTACAACCCGCACTG TTGCACACTTTCTGGTTGGATGCAGAAAACTACGCCAATCTGACACGGCCTTGGTTTGCCTCCCGTTCTCCCTTCCCCCTTAACTTCCTCGTGCCCAGTCGTCACGCCAACAGGGCCCGCTCCCGCATTCTGCTAACCAAAGGAGATGCACCGCTCTGCAGAATTACAGAGGTGGAAGGCAAG CTGTACAGTGATGCCAAGGAGTGCCTCAATCTCCTCTCCTACAGACTGGGAGCAGCAAACTACTTTTTCGGCAACTT GCCCACAAGCCTAGACGCTTTTGTGTTTGGTTTTGTGGCGCCGCTCCACAAGGCCCAGCTCCCCAACAGCCCTCTGAAGAGCCACCTCAGACAGCTGGAGAACCTCACACACTTCTGTGACAACATCCTGGCAGACTACTTCAGCTCCGCCCATATTT GTCTTCCCCCATCTGTTCAGGAAACAATGGATGCCAACCTCCAGAAACTAACTCAGCTTGTAAACAAAGAGTCCAACTTGATAGAAAAG ATGGATGACAACCTTCGCAACAGCCCTCAGCACAAACCTCATCACCCAGAGTCCAATTCCAACGTACTCAAAGGAAAAGGTTCAACACCTGCCTAA
- the cmya5 gene encoding cardiomyopathy-associated protein 5, with translation MEECENLDFELTKLTEFQGEASDVISQDDEDEVEELQNSLREVVQDQSVKPRLQCLMVDPSFSMVTVQSEDSGIVWETASSRCSTPWASETSSITEACNTEGSGAAGKITIIFDEDKVLRRRTRSGRSSRLRNRLTRPGSLRSASALGEERPEMAEVSLPNVKEPQTGTETDLEEIKNKDQQLFSLISEGYEILNIKVPSKLPTVDEEESTELKDNLTYLDETPKIRTRTHLNETTQNNPPSQQVQILESVEPSNEDTQSLVDTELKHSPILQDDSKDIDYFEKFTLVDEVAPGQKTPELKEQGEEPMMECTVESKVDKYKPSEPEDSFVMVTEVEIVGEHLDEVFYGEGAPSKVLQQKMEEEVKGSRVRRDSQRSTKESGSVLFGSEETTLTPIFISPGPPKIIDPILLEEPTAMSFMYSDLYEDAVGEKRKSDEEEYSEVGSVASEKSFKKCFSDSEEAEGYLEKFILKDDTPTVDIPLEVVEDQQDRRMMWSLSEFEMTGCLTRAVAEEEDYDKAEDPKQAVDHGLVKDSDISKSKEQGLEIEDKELHYCEDSQEPLVNRDLIHEDSQKKEDQQATYQIPERSINIPLDSKIVTVETTNEHVKDESQSKTQENSQKEVVQKQKLEIPPNVIEVLQRDDTVGYEPAIVIDVDILEEIPAEKADRKWEDSLVEEKYKKIELNPNEPALEVLTEYGPMVHAAVDVTEKTADVTQTNLQIDLQEITSIPQKETQTDILTQNVALKECVCFAPDNELEVMTKIEEQKADWSKTTPEMNAHTYHTPSKDSKADTLKTERDNDLILLVPKGQALEMDINMSPSSGRITKCDRVTLPDPNVEFEQTSTPDRHTMDTIQLPQLEEPIRKSEKSTKTPSPAPSVENAGTDELETMRDKDEDIFSPLMSFVPQEDLFMRQEENLQSHAADMDENREVATEIDADLETVPYIESEGVKKEQDEIPEDIPDLTSDYEIITRLDSSELAELGGWGDVQEAEHVSVQVVEEEEKDDFKNEELIEADYDIIDAEEQIQAKLAEELQGLDWFCLTCQSLLSMDDCDSGNHDGHEVTAVYKAFEDVKEQLSDWISELQARTENIEDLVSELELAYHCVEHQCVESEAAMQAQNDETMALVMQQYNDMSVEMEEEKKAKLEQLYDQIVAFQESIDSAKATLETTAREADAEARTLDDIDASLKAALESTTSLELGSQGLLVFEDYAKANSSNPQLAQRKGIPAPQKPTLEPQEAGSASSTSVTVYWSVNPGDVIDCFQVYCMEEPQGAVSGEYRVTVKESYCILEELEPDKSYKVWVMAVNYTGCSLPSERRVFTTAPSVPVIDTERCTVTWDSAELRWSPAKQDPGQSFILEYCRQYELEGDGLRSIAGIKSCEYGVLLQPNENYLFYIKAVNEAGVSEQSEAALISTKGTRFHLLKASAHPALELSEDQTIVSLSQDSYEHVSPTENQPPSILGELLPARGHHYWETTVSGCPAYRLGVAQISAQRKCSLGENKLSWCLQCTPSPSGCRYQMTHGATQFNVFVVESPERVGILLDYQWGRLCFYNAQTGQSLGSFRHGITGPCHPVLALDVPGRLEVRLVPDLPEFARGC, from the exons ATGGAAGAATGTGAGAATTTGGATTTCGAGTTAACCAAGCTCACAGAGTTCCAGGGTGAGGCTTCAGATGTCATCAGCCAGGACGATGAGGATGAGGTGGAAGAACTGCAAAACAG TCTAAGGGAGGTTGTCCAGGACCAGTCTGTGAAGCCCAGACTCCAGTGCTTAATGGTGGATCCTTCATTCTCCATGGTCACAGTCCAGAGCGAGGACAGTGGTATCGTGTGGGAGACGGCTTCTAGTCGCTGCTCCACTCCTTGGGCCTCTGAGACCAGCTCCATCACAGAAGCTTGTAACACAGAAGGGTCTGGAGCTGCTGGGAAAATCACCATCATCTTTGATGAGGACAAAGTACTTCGCAGGAGGACAAGGTCAGGAAGGAGCAGCAGATTGAGGAACAGACTGACCAGACCCGGCAGTTTAAGATCAGCCTCAGCTCTGGGAGAGGAGAGACCCGAGATGGCAGAAGTGTCGCTTCCCAATGTCAAAGAGCCACAGACCGGAACAGAGACAGATTTGGAAGAGATAAAAAACAAAGATCAGCAGTTATTTAGTTTGATTTCAGAGGGCTACGAGATTCTTAACATCAAAGTTCCATCTAAACTTCCCACAGTTGACGAAGAGGAGAGCACAGAACTGAAGGACAACTTGACTTACTTGGATGAGACTCCCAAGATCAGGACTCGAACCCACCTCAATGAAACCACCCAGAACAATCCCCCTTCTCAACAGGTGCAAATACTCGAATCTGTTGAG CCCTCAAATGAAGACACCCAGTCTCTGGTGGACACTGAGCTGAAACACTCACCCATACTGCAAGATGACTCCAAAGACATTGATTACTTTGAGAAATTTACCCTGGTGGATGAGGTGGCTCCTGGACAAAAAACTCCAGAACTTAAAGAGCAAGGGGAAGAACCCATGATGGAATGTACGGTGGAGTCAAAGGTAGACAAATACAAGCCATCAGAGCCGGAGGACTCATTTGTCATGGTGACAGAAGTAGAGATAGTTGGCGAACACCTGGATGAGGTCTTCTATGGAGAAGGCGCTCCCTCAAAGGTACTGCAGCAAAAAATGGAGGAGGAAGTAAAAGGTTCAAGGGTGAGAAGAGACAGTCAGAGATCCACGAAGGAGAGCGGCTCGGTGTTGTTTGGAAGTGAAGAAACCACACTCACGCCTATATTTATCTCCCCTGGACCCCCTAAGATAATTGATCCCATTCTGCTGGAAGAACCCACCGCCATGTCTTTCATGTACTCAGACCTTTATGAAGACGCAGTAGGTGAGAAGAGAAAGAGCGATGAGGAGGAATACTCCGAGGTAGGGAGCGTGGCATCTGAGAAATCTTTTAAGAAATGTTTTTCGGATTCAGAGGAGGCAGAAGGATACCTGGAAAAGTTCATTTTGAAAGATGACACACCCACAGTGGACATTCCATTGGAAGTGGTGGAAGATCAACAAGACCGGAGGATGATGTGGTCCCTGAGTGAGTTTGAAATGACTGGATGTCTTACAAGAGCTGTGGCAGAAGAAGAAGACTATGACAAAGCAGAAGATCCAAAACAAGCTGTAGACCATGGACTAGTAAAAGATTCAGATATATCAAAGTCAAAAGAGCAAGGTCTAGAAATTGAAGACAAAGAATTACATTACTGCGAGGATAGTCAAGAACCCCTTGTTAATAGAGATTTAATTCATGAAGATAGTCAAAAGAAAGAAGACCAGCAGGCAACATATCAAATTCCTGAGAGATCCATTAACATACCTTTAGACTCTAAGATTGTAACAGTGGAGACAACAAATGAACACGTTAAAGATGAAAGTCAAAGTAAAACACAAGAGAACTCTCAGAAAGAGGTAGTGCAGAAACAGAAACTTGAGATTCCACCTAATGTTATTGAGGTTCTACAGAGGGACGACACAGTGGGCTATGAGCCGGCAATAGTTATTGATGTGGACATCCTGGAGGAGATCCCGGCTGAAAAAGCAGACAGAAAATGGGAGGACTCATTGGTAGAAGAgaaatataagaaaattgagCTCAATCCCAATGAACCTGCACTTGAGGTCCTCACTGAGTATGGCCCCATGGTGCATGCAGCTGTGGATGTAACTGAAAAAACAGCTGATGTGACCCAGACTAATCTCCAAATTGATCTTCAGGAAATAACAAGTATTCCTcaaaaagaaacacaaacgGATATTTTGACACAGAATGTTGCGCTAAAAGAGTGTGTTTGTTTTGCACCTGACAATGAGTTGGAGGTCATGACCAAAATAGAAGAGCAAAAAGCAGATTGGAGTAAGACAACACCAGAAATGAATGCCCATACGTACCACACACCTTCAAAAGACAGCAAGGCTGATACTTTGAAGACTGAAAGGGACAATGACTTGATTCTCCTTGTCCCAAAAGGCCAAGCTTTGGAGATGGACATAAACATGAGTCCAAGCTCAGGGAGGATAACCAAATGTGATAGAGTGACTCTTCCTGATCCAAACGTAGAATTTGAACAAACCAGTACACCTGATCGCCACACTATGGATACAATACAGTTGCCTCAGCTGGAAGAACCAATTAGAAAGTCTGAAAAATCTACAAAAACACCTTCACCTGCACCTTCAGTAGAAAATGCAGGGACAGATGAGTTGGAAACAATGAGGGACAAAGATGAGGATATTTTTTCTCCTCTGATGAGCTTTGTCCCACAAGAAGATTTATTCATGCGCCAAGAGGAGAACCTGCAATCACATGCTGCAGACATGGATGAAAATAGAGAAGTTGCGACAGAAATAGATGCAGACCTGGAGACAGTTCCTTACATAGAGTCTGAGGGGGTAAAGAAAGAACAAGACGAGATACCCGAAGATATTCCAGATTTGACAAGTGATTATGAGATTATAACTAGACTAGACAGCAGCGAACTAGCAGAACTTGGAGGATGGGGAGATGTACAGGAAGCAGAGCATGTGTCGGTTCAGGTGGTTGAAGAAGAGGAGAAAGATGACTTCAAGAACGAGGAGCTCATTGAGGCTGATTATGACATCATTGATGCTGAGGAGCAGATTCAGGCCAAACTGGCTGAAGAGCTACAGGGTCTGGATTGGTTCTGTCTCACTTGTCAGTCTTTGCTCTCGATGGATGACTGTGATTCTGGCAACCATGATGGTCATGAGGTGACTGCAGTGTACAAAGCTTTTGAGGACGTCAAG GAGCAACTGAGTGACTGGATTTCAGAACTACAAGCGAGGACTGAGAACATCGAGGACCTGGTATCTGAGCTGGAGTTGGCCTACCACTGTGTGGAG CACCAGTGCGTGGAGAGCGAGGCGGCCATGCAGGCGCAGAATGATGAGACGATGGCCTTGGTGATGCAGCAGTATAATGACATGTCTGTAGAGATGGAGGAAGAAAAGAAGGCCAAACTGGAGCAGCTCTACGACCAGATTGTCGCCTTCCAGGAGAGCATTGACTCGGCCAAGGCCACCCTGGAGACGACAGCCAGAGAGGCTGACGCGGAAGCTCGG ACTTTGGATGACATTGATGCAAG TCTTAAGGCAGCTCTGGAGTCAACCACGTCCCTGGAGTTGGGCTCCCAGGGATTGCTAGTGTTTGAGGATTACGCCAAAGCCAACTCCTCCAACCCGCAGCTGGCTCAACGAAAGGGAATTCCAG CCCCTCAGAAGCCCACACTGGAGCCCCAGGAGGCGGGATCAGCCTCCAGCACTAGTGTCACCGTTTACTGGAGTGTCAACCCTGGAGACGTCATTGACTGCTTCCAGGTCTATTGCATGGAAGAGCCACAAGGAG ctGTGTCGGGCGAGTACCGTGTGACTGTAAAGGAAAGTTACTGTATTCTGGAGGAGCTGGAGCCAGATAAGTCTTATAAGGTGTGGGTCATGGCTGTCAACTACACAGGCTGCTCACTTCCAAGCGAGAGGCGTGTCTTCACCACAG CGCCGTCAGTGCCAGTCATTGATACCGAACGCTGCACCGTCACCTGGGACTCGGCCGAGCTCAGATGGAGTCCGGCAAAACAAGATCCCGGACAGAGTTTTATCTTGGAGTACTGTCGCCAGTATGAGTTGGAAGGAGATGGGCTTAG ATCGATTGCAGGAATAAAAAGCTGTGAATATGGAGTTTTGCTGCAACCCAATGAGAATTATCTGTTTTACATCAAAGCTGTGAATGAAGCTGGAGTCAGTGAACAAAGTGAAGCGGCTCTTATTTCAACTAAAG GAACAAGATTTCACCTGTTAAAAGCTTCAGCTCATCCTGCTCTGGAGCTGTCAGAAGACCAAACCATTGTTTCATTGTCACAAGATTCTTATGAACACGTATCACCCACAGAAAACCA GCCCCCATCCATTCTAGGTGAGTTATTACCAGCAAGAGGCCACCACTACTGGGAGACGACCGTGTCAGGATGTCCAGCTTACAGGCTTGGAGTTGCACAGATCTCAGCTCAAAGAAAATGTTCACTGGGTGAAAACAAGCTTTCATGGTGTTTACAGTGCACCCCTTCACCATCTGG TTGCAGGTATCAAATGACCCACGGTGCTACTCAGTTCAACGTCTTTGTGGTGGAGTCGCCTGAACGGGTGGGGATACTTCTGGACTACCAGTGGGGTCGTCTGTGCTTCTATAATGCACAAACGGGTCAGTCGTTGGGGTCTTTTAGGCACGGCATCACCGGACCATGTCACCCTGTTCTGGCCCTGGACGTGCCCGGTCGATTGGAGGTCAGGTTGGTGCCCGACCTACCGGAGTTTGCCCGAGGTTGCTAG
- the tent2 gene encoding poly(A) RNA polymerase GLD2 has product MNSRNHPAPFMDPHFNRHELSDRGRNPNPFPPPPHQNMNDGRKRKHQDHFAPVAKRQRSDNSNHPPLQQHYCALHFSILDRVMADHSGSSFLDFNYPLPSSHNHNRSPESSPDFIDINPYSDGKASKQVFHLFELCKQQTPDLTHKEVCTRLLQENGWVSKVGCLYLTGSSMNGLGSRSSDADLCYVLHENNQKNSIAVLTELKRIIYSMHAVDQILLIRAKVPILRFKWKNCQLIFDLNVNNTVGIRNTFLLRSYAYVEPRIRPLILVIKKWARHHKINDASQGTLSSYALTLMVLHYLQTRDKPVVRSLQLDFPECFDPNLAIEVIPERAKRIPRFHSDNGSSLGLLLLGFFRYYAKEFSWERSVISVRTGRALPKEHPQWRDKLICIEEPFERNNVARAVHKRDKFDAIKTQFSKSWMALNNSLDLNAILPVEKIIDDETSCF; this is encoded by the exons ATGAACTCACGGAATCACCCAGCACCTTTCATGGATCCGCATTTTAATCGTCATGAACTGAGCGATCG TGGGAGGAATCCCAACCCGTTCCCTCCTCCACCTCATCAGAATATGAACGATGGTCGCAA GAGAAAACACCAGGACCACTTTGCTCCGGTTGCGAAGCGGCAACGTTCTGACAACTCAAACCACCCGCCTTTGCAACAACATTACTGTGCTCTTCATTTTTCTATCCTTGACCGAGTAATGGCGGACCACTCCGGATCATCGTTTCTTGATTTCAATTACCCTCTTCCCAGCTCACATAACCATAACCGGTCTCCTGAGAGTTCGCCCGATTTCATAGACATCAACCCTTATTCCGATGGCAAG GCAAGCAAGCAGGTGTTCCATCTATTTGAGTTGTGCAAGCAGCAGACTCCTGATTTAACTCACAAAGAGGTGTGCACTAGGTTGCTGCAAGAAAACGGCTGGGTCTCCAAAG TGGGGTGTCTGTATTTGACGGGATCCTCCATGAATGGATTAGGCAGCCGGAGCAGTGACGCTGATTTGTGTTACGTCCTCCACGAAAAT AATCAAAAGAATTCAATTGCTGTACTCACTGAGCTCAAAAGGATTATATATTCAATGC ATGCTGTGGACCAGATCCTTCTAATCAGAGCCAAAGTGCCAATCCTCAGGTTCAAGTGGAAAAACTG CCAACTGATATTTGACTTGAACGTCAACAACACAGTGGGAATCCGTAACACATTTCTTCTAAGGAGTTATGCTTATG ttgaacccaggatacGGCCCCTCATACTTGTTATTAAGAAGTGGGCACGTCACCATAAAATCAACGATGCCAGTCAAGGAACCTTAAGCAGCTACGCACTAACGCTGATGGTGCTACACTACCTCCAGA CTCGTGACAAACCGGTCGTTCGTTCGCTACAGTTGGACTTTCCG GAGTGTTTTGATCCCAATCTGGCCATTGAGGTAATCCCGGAGAGAGCCAAACGCATCCCACGCTTCCACTCGGACAACGGCTCATCCCTGGGGTTGCTGCTTCTGGGTTTTTTCAGATATTACGCAAAGGAATTCAG CTGGGAAAGGAGCGTGATTTCTGTACGAACTGGCAGAGCATTGCCTAAGGAACATCCACAGTGGAGAGACAAATTAATATGCATAGAAG AGCCATTTGAGAGGAACAATGTTGCACGGGCGGTTCAcaaacgagacaaatttgatgCTATTAAGACACAGTTTTCAAAG TCTTGGATGGCACTGAACAATTCGTTGGACCTAAACGCCATTCTTCCTGTTGAAAAGATCATTGATGACGAAACGTCTTGTTTCTGA